The DNA segment GTTGTTTCTGTGTGATCTAAAGTACCCTTTTTGACTCAGCATGTCCAGCACAGCAGGAATAATGATGCCCCCACATGACTCAAAAGTCCTCTGCCATGGAAAGAGTGTGAAAGTATAGCTCAATTTTCACTCTGTTtgccttttctttgttttgaggAACTTGGGCTTTACACCTTTTAACATACTGGGACTTTAAGTATAATTAGTTTCATATGAGGAATATTCATCCACAACCATATTATGCAATGGAGTCTAATTGGTATGAGGTGAACTAAAGGGATGGCTGAGGTTATATATTTGGTTCTTAGGGAAGCCTATCTTCCTGGCAGGTTAGTTGATATGATGAGAAGAGAGTGATGCCATTTTGGGAAATGGGCTTGAGAGTTTTTCCTGTTTGAGGTTTTATTGATATTTCTATAGATCCGTCTGTCACTTATATGTAGTCAAAATGTTTACCGGACTGCGTGTTACACCAATTGACAATGTTTGTATGTCTGTGATTTTATTAGTATTCTTTCTTTTCCCAGGCTTGTCGAGATTTTCTGGACCTATCCGAGACTCACAGTAGGAAGTGGCAACGGGCATTTCAGTATGAGCGTGAGCAGCGTGCCCACTTGGAGGAGACCATTGAGCTGTTAGCCAAGCAGCACAACAGTCTGGAGCGCGCGTGGAGGGTGGCGCCTACACTTTCATCCAGTACACCCAGTGCGCCGACCAACAAGAAGGGTGAGCTGGACTGACCTGCTTCTGTTTTACTAAACGTCATGTGATTTGAATGACCTGTTTATACACAAATTGGATACATGGTATTTTAATTAGGTTCTCCTTACAGTTGTTTTTGTCTTACATGTTGACAACATAAGGtctaatttgtatttgtttaattatAGGAACTTAACAGTCTGTTCAACATTTGGTTGTAAACgtgccaaaaatgtattttgtcagtgccattttttttacaggtttatttttttaaatgttatcacTTGGATGCTTAGTGTTTGCACATTGATGGACATTTTCAATGGAGTGATCTatttctaaacaaaaaaaaattaataggaGTAGAGTCAATAATTTAATCATTCAAAATGTGTAATGCAGATCATTCCATTTCTTTGTAATGCATTTGCCAGTACAGAAAGAAGTCCCAGAGGGGCATACATCATCCAGGCTTGTTCACCAGTGGAAGCCTTGCCAGTTTTACTAAGATGATTATTTCCTAATTAGGGGCCATGTGTACATGATTATACAGTACTGCTCAATCCTGAACCTGTGAGAAATGCATAGAGGTTCACTCATGATGTGCGTGATCTATACGTTTggttggcttttttaaaaatgtttttctaaattATGTTTGTCCTTATAGAAGCGAGTGAAAGGCTCCAAGGTGAGGCGagtgatgaagatgaggatacTGAGTTCTTTGACGCCATGGAGGATTCCCCTGCTTTTATCACAGTGACGGCGACGGACAACACACAGCACAGGTTTTACTTCCATACCTTGGAAGATTTATTTGCGTACACAAAAGTCAAAATTATTGTCCGTGACACCGGTCTTCTTTGTGCCCATTTCAGGCGATCTCAGACAAGTTTAAGTGGAGCAATTGGAGGCAATTCCTACGACTGGAACCAGGACGATCACGTAAGCCTCTTCTTCTGTTGTAGGAGTCAAACTTGGTAGAATTTCCTATTCCCTCTGATGTGATATTGCTGCATTGCTgggatattattattttgtcccATTACTCGCTGCTCATCCAAGGAAATGTTCACTGCTTATATCGATCCCCAAAGATTTCAAATAGTGAGCTAATCCGGATCAAGTTCAGGGGTAATTGAAATTTTTCAAGGGCTCAAAAATGCATTGTGGATAAAGGATTCTGTATGTTGTAGTGGAGCAAAAAAGCTCTCCccattgtgttttattgtttaCAGTTGTGTGTACCGGTTTGCACCGACTGTTCAAATatgatacatttaaaatgctAAATGAGTCATCACACTTTATCTCGAGTGTAATGAATCATGAATCACCAAAACCATCTATTTGCGTTCTTTCGTAACCTAACTCTAAGAAAGAACCGTTTCAAAGTTATTCTTCACACGACACATTCCTGGGTGCGCCCACTTAAATTATCCATCACTGTTTGCACTAAGGACTTGTATTTGCAcaagcaaaacattttgtaCATCAGGTTCTTGCTGTTttctagtttcttttttttgtgtaatccCTTTGGTATGATTCCATGTTATTTACTCCTCTCACCCTAAGCTCTGCTTCTTCTTGCTcacatgtcttcttttctcctTCTGCTTCTTTTGCTAGCTCCTTTcaacttttgatttttttccctctgtcaAGCTTTGCTTCGTTAAACTTGGGTAACAGTCCGCTTCTTTATTTACATTCACAGATGTCTCCAAGCTATAACGATGTGTCAGGGAAGGAGCTGCAACCTCGTAGACAACGGCGGACTTGTGTTCCAGACAAGCCTAACTACTCCCTCAATTTGTGGAGCATCATGAAGAACTGTATTGGCAAGGAGCTCTCCAAAATCCCTATGCCTGTAAGTGAGACTGGCTTTTTTCTGTTTCGGTACCTTGTACTCTCGGTTGAACTGACTTTTATTTGCCTTCTTGTCTGTTGAATCTTCAGGTGAACTTCAATGAGCCTCTTTCAATGCTGCAGCGTCTGACTGAAGACTTGGAATATCACGAGCTTCTGGATAAGGCAGCCCGCTGTGACTCTTCGTTAGAGCAAATGTGTCTAGTGGCGGCGTTTTCCGTCTCTTCTTATTCCACAACTGTCTACCGGACAGCCAAGCCCTTCAACCCCCTTCTGGGGGAGACCTACGAGCTTGACCGCCTTGAGGACTTTGGCTACCGCTCACTATGCGAGCAGGTGAGATCACAACAACATAGAAATATTCATAATGTGTGCAATTGGGGTATTTACGTACGTTGGCGTCTATTCTTGTAAGGTGAGCCATCACCCTCCCGCAGCTGCCCATCATGTGATTTCCCAACGGGGCTGGACCTTGTGGCAGGAAATTACAATTGCCAGCAAGTTCCGTGGAAAATACCTCTCTATCATGCCTTTGGGTAAGACATTTATCTCTTGCTGCTAGTAAAATCCTGAATGTAAACAACTGCCTAGTCTTAGAAAATGAAGAGCATGAATTACCAAATTATGCATGTACTGGAAGCCATGAAATACATATTTCCTAATGGAGAAGGTCAGGTCCTGCAGCTGTCGCCTGTGCATGAAGCAGCATTGTTTTATGACATTTTGACAGGAACGTAAAACTAGAATTAAGGAGGAGTTGATCAATATGATGTAATGATTGGAAGCGGTGTAGTTTGCACAGGTTATCTCCTGCCTCCTGGGACGTATCCTACATCAGAAAACACATGGCTGCAAAAATTgatgtttgttgtcattttgcaTATCCAGGTGCAATTCATTTGCTATTCCACTCCAGCGGAAACCACTATGTGTGGAGAAAAGTCACGTCCACTGTGCATAACATCATTGTGGGCAAGCTTTGGATTGACCAGGTCTGTTAACAAGCACTTCTCATCAATAGTCATTCCACCACACTAGCTCAAACAAATCCCCTTAACTTTCGAAGAGCCGTAGCTGTTTTCCTTTTACTTCAAGATGTGCAATGAACAAGAAACCATGCAGACACCATCTTTATGTGGGTTTTATCAAAGGGTTAAgataatacaacaaaaaaatccttcttgTGAATTTGCAGTGTTATTTTATGTAGTcttacctctacatacgaaacTTGTTTCATGTGTATATATTCGCATTGAACGTAAAAGGAGAATctgttttatataaaaaataaataaagggaatTATCTTAGGATGAGAGTCTAGGCTGTTTTAGGAAGTTCACTCAATCATACACATTTATTCATAATCTCTGTCACTTGCATTGCTTTGTCTTGTTTTCTTAAATTAACCCCATTCTTTGTGTGTTTGCAGTCTGGTGATATAGAGATAGTCAATCACAGGACCAAAGAGACCTGTCAACTGAAATTTTCTCCCTACAGTTATTTCTCCAGGGATGTTGCTCGGAAGGTAAATCCTCCTCTCTGCTTCCCTTGCTGACACCAgtctatttgttttatttaaacttgTCCTGCTCAGTTGATAGTCTTGCAGAATGCTGCCTGTTTATGCCTTTTTATGCtggaacgttttttttttatgtacaacaGCAGTGTTCAGATTACACCCCGGGGGATTGTTGATGGTTTTGTGATATTTATTGGCAATGCGGTTAGAAGAATGATTGTGGGAGGGACAGactaaaagagagagaaatgggCAGCCATCCCATCAGGTTCGACGACTCAATATGGAGGCCGGTCTGTTTTCTCAAGGCAACCTTTAGACATCGCTGTCGTATTGGAACGTATAACTAATAGCAGTCTGGTGAGTCTAATTGAGATACAACTTAACTTTAAATTCTGCCTGTCCAGGTGACAGGCGTGGTGGCCGACAGTGGCGGGCAGGCTCATTACATCCTGTCTGGAACGTGGGATGAGAAAATGGAGAGTGCCAAGATCATTCAGAGCAGCCGAGGCGGTAGTGGATCAGAGGGCAAGCAGAAGACCATCTACCAGACCTTGCCTTCCAAACTTTTATGGAAGAAGTATCCGCTTCCGTAAGAGCCCGCCTCATTCAAAGCAGCAGACTATAAGTCTTTACTTTTGATGTCTTCCTACGACGATTATTTCTCTTCTCCCTTCAGAGAGAATGCGGAGAACATGTACTATTTCTCAGCGCTGGCGCTGACCCTGAACGAGCAGGATGACGGCGTCTGTCTGACCGACAGCCGCCTGAGACCCGACCAGCGGCTGATGGAAGACGGTCAATGGGATGAAGCCAACTCGGAGAAGCAAAGGTTAGAAGAGAAACAGAGAGCGGTGAGAAGGAAGAGAGAAGCGGAAGCCTCAGACGCTCAGGATGAAGGTTTGTTCAAAACACAATTGTTAGGTTTGATTGCCTTTTATAACCAGTACTAAGTAAGTAGACATGTCATTAGGTCAGTTTAACACCACTCCAgaaatgtttcatttctttGTGTCTGATCTGGTTAGATTATATTGATGTATCCatgtcttgtctttttttccacttcctcTACTGTTGATCAGAAAGTGATTATGAAGCTGGTGAGTGGGTGCTAATCTGTTGACGCGCACACAACACAGACAAcatcttgtgtgtctgtgtgtttataTCCTGTCATTGTTGGAACTGCATGGTGCCTTTCTTTCATCTCTACTTAAGACAAatgaatcaagaaaaaaaagttttgttctTGGATTCATGTGAAAAGTTCATGTTGAACTGTTCAAGAGTTCTATTTAAATTTCTACATGTTGTCAAGTCAGGTGTGTGTTAGCAAGCTAagccaaaaaaaatttaaagatgcgTCCATCTGTGTGTGGTTGTCCTTTGCCTTGAAAAGAGCTGTTGTAGATTGCTGCCTCAGCATCAGCATCAAACTTTTTATTTCACTGGGCcacaatttgattttaaaagaatgttGCTTTAGGTCTAACCGATGTAACAATTTTTTGGGTGTGGATTCCAGAACTTTTACACTCTATCATGTCAATTTGTCTTCTCTCCACAGCTTACTTGCTATGTTTTTTACTAACGACACACGCCATAACCTCCGTGAAAACGTGATAGCGTTGAACTGCACATTGCCATTACGTCGTTTCCCTTTGTATTCCATTGTATgttaatatatgaaaatgtccaTAAAACAAGCACATATCCAATATGTAAGTACTGAGAACAGAATTCCAATAGTTTAAAAACCTGAAAGAATCGAGATCAGTTTCAGATCCTACccaaaaatgagttaaaaacagcTGTaagaccaaaaacaacaaaaaattggtGTTCCCCAGTGTTTCTTACATTCTTGTTTGGTCCATTCAAACCTTTCACTGCAACTTGAAGCTAGAATGCATTTGGAGAATTCCTAAAATGCAGCACACAGCCACTGATTGCTTTTCCTATACACGGTGGTCGTTGACTGCCGCCACGTAATACATTGCAATGTTTTTGGCAGGTCGCGAATTCGAAGGCTACCAGCCACAGTGGTTTCAACAGAGGAGGGACTCGGTCACCGGAGAGACAAACTTTGTATACAAAGGGGGCTACTGGGAGGCCAAGGAGAGGCAGGACTGGAACATGTGCCCCAATATATTCTAACACAGGATActtcccccccaccccacgTAAGGACCTCAGGAGACACCGCCTCGGCTCCTTCTGCACTCTGCTTTGGCAGGCTTATGTGGGGCTTTGTGAGCAGGAAGTGGTGAATGTGACACACGCACTTGTAACAATTTGTACCTCCAATTGTGCACTCTCGTTGCTttacagatggaaaaaaaagatggggtgCTCCCTGTCCCATTTTATAGATGTGTGAAGCTGTTGGAGTTGTGACATCCCATAATGAATGCACCTAATTAGGTGCTTTAACATTGCACTTTTCAGCGGAGAGTTTTGATCATTCACCCCTGAAAGAATTGTTGATTGACATGGTTCAAATCAGTGACAACAGACATCTCTTATAAACTtcaaattggtggccaggtaTTAATTAACTTGGGTAAGTCAGTCGATCCGATTTTGAAATGAGTTTtgtttattgattttgttttcacGATTCAACAAGCACCATAGAAATATAAAATTGTCTAATGAAGCATTTTTATACAGGAAAACTTCACAGTAAATATGCTTCAGATACGTTTATCGGCTCAAACTGACTGAAAATTTGGTAGTAGTTGTACCaaataccttttaaaaaaagaaacaataactATACTAACTCGCTCATGAGAGTATGGAAAAGctgtaacaaaacaaaattaagaTGTTTAATAAATTGACACTGACAAAAATGGCAAATCTTTTTCAACTATGTATTTTGGAATATCATGCAAATACAGTGAGACTATTGGCATGCTGCTTTTCAGCATTTCTTTTGCTTTGCATGCAATTAGTACTAAATTAACTATGAATGTTATGCTAATTTGATCCTTTCCTAAAGAAACACTTagcaaaaaagtgtttttctttttgtaatctAAATGCAATGCCTACATCTGCACCAATCAGAACTCAAAAAGGCACATTGGCGTGTTGCTGTAAAACAGTGTAGTTTGACTATAATGTTcgtttttgtacaatttcacaCTAAATTCTAATTTGTGCTTCTGATTCATCAGAGGGCCGCATGACTCCGTCTCATTTGCGCATTAAATATTCTGTTGAAATGCATTCGTATCGAGCTTGTCATACATTGAGTAGCACTAGTCGCTGCGCATGAAGTGACACTAGAACTATCTTTGTGTTGCTGTCGATAAGAAATGTGGTTTCTCTCGTCCTTTGGTGCTCTCGTGAAATGTCACATGGCGCATATTTGCTTCCGTTGATAGCATCCCACAttcagtactaacagcacataGTTCCACTTGGACCTCAGCTTCCTCGGTATAGATTTGGTTGTTTAGTTCATCCCGTTGGCACTATGTGAGCCTTGGGTTTACATGTAGAAATGAATGGGGCTGGTTCCTCTATGGCAGAAGATATCACCACAGTTCCAATGTGTCACCTTTGGTGTTTGTATAATGATCTAGGATCAGCTTTTGAAGGTACCCTTGGTCTTTTGCCTTTAATTGATCGGTCTGTGCACTACAGATCTAATGACAagctttggggggaaaaaaagtattttttttgtaatcattggTAGGAATGTAGATTTCAAGGCTAGAGGTACTCCGTTCCGTCTGATCTGTTTGTGTGAATATTTTGTGATAGGAAAATTATACTGTAATATAAAGTCAAATGCGAATTAAGTTATCTGTACAGCCTATTTGGTCATGTAGCATCTGAACGCTGCTGGACTTCACAATATTAGAACATTGAGGTATTGGTTTCACATTATGTTTATTGCGCCAAAATCACAAAAGAGAGGCCtttcatttttgattattattattatttttaaatccatgaTAAGAGCATATTGGACActtaatgtatatttaaaaaatggaacagGGATTGTTCACATCACTAAGTCACCACATCACCACATATAACAAAAGAAGAGAAATCATGGATGATAATATCGAGTCCACACTGTGATAACTTTTAAACAGCATTTCATCTTCTCAATTTTATAAAGCTTTATTAATCCAAGATATCATCTAAAGATATCTAattaaaaaaggcattttagtCAGAGATCACACGACACCCACATCCCAGTCTTCATATTTAGGAAAAAACACTGTGGAAGAAAAGACTGCTGTAGATAGCAATAATATGCAGAAATGGGGATTTTACTcagttttcaaaaaaaacaaaccaaagt comes from the Stigmatopora nigra isolate UIUO_SnigA chromosome 22, RoL_Snig_1.1, whole genome shotgun sequence genome and includes:
- the LOC144215358 gene encoding oxysterol-binding protein 2-like isoform X4 is translated as MKGRRCWEPRSVRSLCASSCFSKLNRDDSGDEDPVSQSDCSEIQGTLKILISKLDDLSTCNDLIAKHGAALQRSLSELESLKVPVEGGEKIKAVNERATLFRITSNAMINACRDFLDLSETHSRKWQRAFQYEREQRAHLEETIELLAKQHNSLERAWRVAPTLSSSTPSAPTNKKEASERLQGEASDEDEDTEFFDAMEDSPAFITVTATDNTQHRRSQTSLSGAIGGNSYDWNQDDHMSPSYNDVSGKELQPRRQRRTCVPDKPNYSLNLWSIMKNCIGKELSKIPMPVNFNEPLSMLQRLTEDLEYHELLDKAARCDSSLEQMCLVAAFSVSSYSTTVYRTAKPFNPLLGETYELDRLEDFGYRSLCEQVSHHPPAAAHHVISQRGWTLWQEITIASKFRGKYLSIMPLGAIHLLFHSSGNHYVWRKVTSTVHNIIVGKLWIDQSGDIEIVNHRTKETCQLKFSPYSYFSRDVARKVTGVVADSGGQAHYILSGTWDEKMESAKIIQSSRGGSGSEGKQKTIYQTLPSKLLWKKYPLPENAENMYYFSALALTLNEQDDGVCLTDSRLRPDQRLMEDGQWDEANSEKQRLEEKQRAVRRKREAEASDAQDEGREFEGYQPQWFQQRRDSVTGETNFVYKGGYWEAKERQDWNMCPNIF
- the LOC144215358 gene encoding oxysterol-binding protein 2-like isoform X1 — its product is MNEQGKSSASAAAAAPPAAGSDTHKGWLFKWTNYLKGYQRRWFVLSNGMLSYYRTQAEMAHTCRGTINLATTHIDTEDACNIVLSSSGRTYHLKASTEQERQRWVTALDLARTKAISMMNDQSDDSGDEDPVSQSDCSEIQGTLKILISKLDDLSTCNDLIAKHGAALQRSLSELESLKVPVEGGEKIKAVNERATLFRITSNAMINACRDFLDLSETHSRKWQRAFQYEREQRAHLEETIELLAKQHNSLERAWRVAPTLSSSTPSAPTNKKEASERLQGEASDEDEDTEFFDAMEDSPAFITVTATDNTQHRRSQTSLSGAIGGNSYDWNQDDHMSPSYNDVSGKELQPRRQRRTCVPDKPNYSLNLWSIMKNCIGKELSKIPMPVNFNEPLSMLQRLTEDLEYHELLDKAARCDSSLEQMCLVAAFSVSSYSTTVYRTAKPFNPLLGETYELDRLEDFGYRSLCEQVSHHPPAAAHHVISQRGWTLWQEITIASKFRGKYLSIMPLGAIHLLFHSSGNHYVWRKVTSTVHNIIVGKLWIDQSGDIEIVNHRTKETCQLKFSPYSYFSRDVARKVTGVVADSGGQAHYILSGTWDEKMESAKIIQSSRGGSGSEGKQKTIYQTLPSKLLWKKYPLPENAENMYYFSALALTLNEQDDGVCLTDSRLRPDQRLMEDGQWDEANSEKQRLEEKQRAVRRKREAEASDAQDEESDYEAGREFEGYQPQWFQQRRDSVTGETNFVYKGGYWEAKERQDWNMCPNIF
- the LOC144215358 gene encoding oxysterol-binding protein 2-like isoform X2, producing the protein MNEQGKSSASAAAAAPPAAGSDTHKGWLFKWTNYLKGYQRRWFVLSNGMLSYYRTQAEMAHTCRGTINLATTHIDTEDACNIVLSSSGRTYHLKASTEQERQRWVTALDLARTKAISMMNDQSDDSGDEDPVSQSDCSEIQGTLKILISKLDDLSTCNDLIAKHGAALQRSLSELESLKVPVEGGEKIKAVNERATLFRITSNAMINACRDFLDLSETHSRKWQRAFQYEREQRAHLEETIELLAKQHNSLERAWRVAPTLSSSTPSAPTNKKEASERLQGEASDEDEDTEFFDAMEDSPAFITVTATDNTQHRRSQTSLSGAIGGNSYDWNQDDHMSPSYNDVSGKELQPRRQRRTCVPDKPNYSLNLWSIMKNCIGKELSKIPMPVNFNEPLSMLQRLTEDLEYHELLDKAARCDSSLEQMCLVAAFSVSSYSTTVYRTAKPFNPLLGETYELDRLEDFGYRSLCEQVSHHPPAAAHHVISQRGWTLWQEITIASKFRGKYLSIMPLGAIHLLFHSSGNHYVWRKVTSTVHNIIVGKLWIDQSGDIEIVNHRTKETCQLKFSPYSYFSRDVARKVTGVVADSGGQAHYILSGTWDEKMESAKIIQSSRGGSGSEGKQKTIYQTLPSKLLWKKYPLPENAENMYYFSALALTLNEQDDGVCLTDSRLRPDQRLMEDGQWDEANSEKQRLEEKQRAVRRKREAEASDAQDEGREFEGYQPQWFQQRRDSVTGETNFVYKGGYWEAKERQDWNMCPNIF
- the LOC144215358 gene encoding oxysterol-binding protein 2-like isoform X3, which encodes MKGRRCWEPRSVRSLCASSCFSKLNRDDSGDEDPVSQSDCSEIQGTLKILISKLDDLSTCNDLIAKHGAALQRSLSELESLKVPVEGGEKIKAVNERATLFRITSNAMINACRDFLDLSETHSRKWQRAFQYEREQRAHLEETIELLAKQHNSLERAWRVAPTLSSSTPSAPTNKKEASERLQGEASDEDEDTEFFDAMEDSPAFITVTATDNTQHRRSQTSLSGAIGGNSYDWNQDDHMSPSYNDVSGKELQPRRQRRTCVPDKPNYSLNLWSIMKNCIGKELSKIPMPVNFNEPLSMLQRLTEDLEYHELLDKAARCDSSLEQMCLVAAFSVSSYSTTVYRTAKPFNPLLGETYELDRLEDFGYRSLCEQVSHHPPAAAHHVISQRGWTLWQEITIASKFRGKYLSIMPLGAIHLLFHSSGNHYVWRKVTSTVHNIIVGKLWIDQSGDIEIVNHRTKETCQLKFSPYSYFSRDVARKVTGVVADSGGQAHYILSGTWDEKMESAKIIQSSRGGSGSEGKQKTIYQTLPSKLLWKKYPLPENAENMYYFSALALTLNEQDDGVCLTDSRLRPDQRLMEDGQWDEANSEKQRLEEKQRAVRRKREAEASDAQDEESDYEAGREFEGYQPQWFQQRRDSVTGETNFVYKGGYWEAKERQDWNMCPNIF